One Thermosphaera aggregans DNA segment encodes these proteins:
- a CDS encoding valine--tRNA ligase has translation MEEYVPKLKETRWSIEREQEVLAKWEEERIGVFEFSPEDVREIIAIDTPPPYASGKWHVGGAAHYAQIDMIARYFRMKGYNVLVPFYADRNGLPVEVQVEKRLGVNPHELAKTPEGREKFLEACKSFLDEAEKDIVSVWRRLGCSFQYWVNGTDSPEYRTLTQATFIELYRKGLVYEAERPVNWCPRCKTTLADAELEHDEEEGELYYIKFTVKETGEDLLVATTRPEMLRACKALVYNPSDERYVKYKGMHAVNPLYGHEMPILEYNEVDPEFGTGLVMVCSYGDQVDVKMFRDLGLDPVIIIEKDGRLNSEAGVLAGLKVDDARRKAVELLESMGKLLKKEKHVHSVPVCWRCKTPVQIIHSREYFLKQLDFKSELLELVDLMDFKPLMHKKKLIDWINSVSTDWPISRDRYYATEVPVWRCRRCGAVLLPEPGRYYRPWRDPPPWDNCPACGAPRDEIEGERKVFDTWFDSSISVLYVTGYLRNHELFRRAFRNTLRPQGQDIIRTWLYYTILRTYQLTGQPAFRWVRITGMGLDEKGEAMHKSKGNVIDPDPYVEKYGGDAFRYWAAASSKLGYDYRFSEQLIKTGLLFATKLWNIARFVSSFPEPEDYELRPIDRATLALFNKVLVQVDKAYSELDVYEPATLIYGFTWDYFASHYIELVKSRAYNRDEKYSRLEQYGAWHTLHYILRRVLRMLAPIMPFVTDAIYRELYGESVHVQKFPEPDEEFAEASTRLAEAIVEANSAIWGYKKKRNMRLSDPLKIKVFLPSVLEEALKEIVDLHKLETVEFYEEVAPEDAVSIGGGVYVSEESPERE, from the coding sequence ATGGAAGAGTATGTGCCTAAGTTGAAGGAGACCAGGTGGAGCATTGAGAGGGAGCAAGAAGTTCTGGCTAAATGGGAGGAGGAGCGTATAGGGGTTTTCGAGTTCTCACCGGAGGATGTGAGGGAGATCATAGCTATCGACACGCCCCCTCCCTACGCAAGCGGTAAATGGCATGTAGGGGGTGCTGCCCATTACGCTCAAATAGACATGATTGCCAGGTATTTCAGGATGAAGGGTTATAACGTCTTAGTACCCTTCTACGCGGACAGGAATGGGCTACCGGTTGAGGTTCAGGTCGAGAAGAGGCTCGGGGTCAACCCGCACGAACTAGCTAAGACTCCTGAGGGGAGGGAAAAGTTTCTCGAGGCTTGTAAAAGCTTTCTCGACGAGGCTGAAAAGGATATTGTTAGTGTCTGGAGAAGGCTTGGATGTAGCTTCCAGTACTGGGTTAACGGGACAGATAGCCCGGAATACAGGACTCTAACCCAGGCAACGTTCATAGAGCTGTATAGGAAGGGCCTAGTCTACGAGGCTGAGAGACCCGTTAACTGGTGCCCCAGGTGTAAGACAACCCTGGCTGACGCGGAGCTTGAGCACGACGAGGAGGAGGGCGAGCTCTACTACATAAAGTTCACGGTCAAAGAGACAGGTGAGGACTTGCTTGTAGCTACTACAAGGCCTGAGATGCTTAGAGCGTGTAAAGCCCTAGTCTATAATCCTAGCGATGAAAGATATGTTAAGTACAAGGGCATGCATGCTGTGAACCCGTTGTACGGTCACGAAATGCCGATCCTGGAGTACAATGAAGTCGACCCTGAGTTCGGCACAGGGTTGGTGATGGTTTGCAGCTACGGGGACCAAGTAGATGTCAAAATGTTCAGGGACCTCGGGCTGGACCCGGTGATCATCATTGAGAAGGATGGAAGGTTGAACAGTGAAGCAGGAGTTCTCGCCGGCTTGAAAGTAGATGATGCAAGGCGTAAGGCTGTTGAACTCCTGGAGTCTATGGGGAAGCTTCTTAAGAAAGAGAAGCATGTTCACAGCGTCCCAGTGTGCTGGAGGTGTAAAACACCTGTTCAAATAATTCATTCACGAGAATACTTCCTCAAGCAACTGGATTTTAAGAGCGAGCTTCTCGAGCTAGTTGACTTGATGGACTTCAAGCCTTTAATGCATAAGAAGAAGCTTATTGACTGGATAAACAGTGTTTCAACCGACTGGCCTATAAGCAGGGATAGGTATTACGCCACAGAGGTCCCTGTCTGGAGGTGTAGAAGGTGCGGGGCAGTCCTACTGCCAGAGCCGGGAAGGTATTACCGTCCATGGAGGGATCCGCCTCCATGGGATAATTGCCCTGCTTGCGGCGCGCCGAGGGATGAGATTGAAGGGGAGAGGAAGGTTTTCGACACCTGGTTTGACAGCAGTATTTCAGTTCTATACGTCACAGGGTATTTGAGAAACCATGAATTGTTCAGGAGGGCTTTCAGGAACACTCTCAGACCTCAGGGGCAGGATATTATAAGGACATGGCTTTACTACACCATCCTCAGGACCTACCAGCTGACAGGTCAGCCAGCGTTCAGATGGGTCAGGATAACGGGAATGGGTCTAGACGAGAAAGGCGAAGCCATGCATAAGTCTAAGGGGAACGTCATAGATCCCGATCCGTATGTGGAGAAGTATGGGGGTGACGCTTTCAGGTACTGGGCAGCAGCCAGCAGTAAGCTCGGTTACGACTACAGGTTCAGCGAGCAGTTGATTAAGACTGGATTATTGTTCGCAACCAAGCTTTGGAATATTGCAAGGTTTGTGTCAAGCTTCCCGGAGCCCGAGGACTACGAGCTCAGGCCTATTGACAGGGCGACCCTCGCCTTGTTCAACAAGGTCCTAGTCCAGGTGGACAAGGCGTATAGTGAGCTAGATGTTTACGAGCCCGCAACCCTAATCTACGGTTTCACATGGGATTATTTCGCATCACACTACATCGAGCTTGTTAAATCAAGAGCGTACAACAGGGATGAGAAGTACTCGAGGCTTGAACAATATGGTGCATGGCACACTCTCCACTACATCCTGAGAAGGGTTTTAAGAATGCTAGCCCCAATAATGCCTTTCGTCACCGACGCAATATACCGGGAGCTCTACGGTGAGAGCGTTCACGTTCAGAAATTCCCCGAGCCGGATGAGGAATTTGCTGAAGCGTCGACGAGGCTTGCTGAAGCGATAGTGGAGGCTAACTCTGCTATCTGGGGTTACAAGAAGAAAAGGAACATGAGGCTTAGCGATCCGTTGAAAATAAAGGTGTTCCTTCCATCCGTCCTGGAGGAGGCGTTGAAAGAGATCGTTGACTTGCACAAGCTTGAGACGGTTGAGTTCTACGAGGAGGTAGCCCCTGAGGACGCGGTTAGCATTGGCGGAGGAGTTTATGTTTCAGAAGAGAGTCCTGAGCGAGAATAA
- a CDS encoding PHP domain-containing protein → MTFKADLHIHSYYSDGRASPREIITYAISSGLSVISITDHNTFQGSIAALKTTSSFKNILVIPGVEVRTDEGDVLVYCYEGFEFPRSLGLLLEKARENNCLVVPAHPFDVMRLGIGDKVFDYKDWSAIEVWNAGANTGANKKAVEAARLLGIPGVANSDAHIVEHVGAAYTLIEAGDLTLSEVFEAVLKGRVKPVQGRYPFRSMVKRIKWSIEYRVRKHYSRSGLSSET, encoded by the coding sequence ATGACGTTTAAAGCAGACCTGCATATTCACTCGTACTATAGCGATGGCAGGGCAAGCCCCAGGGAGATTATTACCTACGCGATCTCCAGCGGCTTATCAGTAATATCTATCACAGACCACAATACCTTCCAGGGAAGCATTGCTGCCTTGAAAACCACATCTTCCTTTAAAAACATTTTAGTGATACCTGGGGTTGAAGTTCGAACGGACGAGGGGGACGTCCTTGTTTACTGCTACGAGGGGTTTGAATTCCCCAGGAGCCTCGGGTTACTATTGGAGAAGGCTCGTGAGAACAACTGTCTAGTGGTTCCGGCTCATCCTTTCGACGTTATGAGGCTTGGAATAGGTGATAAGGTCTTCGACTATAAAGACTGGAGCGCTATCGAGGTGTGGAATGCTGGCGCTAATACAGGGGCAAACAAGAAGGCTGTTGAGGCTGCGAGACTACTCGGCATCCCGGGAGTTGCTAACAGTGATGCACATATTGTTGAGCACGTCGGGGCAGCGTACACGCTTATCGAGGCAGGGGATTTAACGCTTTCAGAGGTTTTCGAGGCTGTTTTAAAAGGGAGGGTGAAGCCTGTCCAGGGAAGATACCCCTTTCGCTCAATGGTGAAGAGGATAAAGTGGAGTATTGAGTACAGGGTTAGAAAGCATTATTCTCGCTCAGGACTCTCTTCTGAAACATAA
- a CDS encoding metallophosphoesterase family protein, giving the protein MCELIIAAVGDVHSPKFLPLFLKSLGEVPVNIDAFILLGDIVEKNNVEAFAPVYQAIRKRFENVPVIGVFGNEEYRGFEREYYAKYPEISWLNDELRVFGLNRFKTCIVGTRGALDKPTPWQASNIPGILEYYRDLPGKIAGLLRECRDSAAEITILASHYGISYSNLKGEKPSIYPYLASQRMSEVVKPELVDLVIHAHAHNAVVEYTVVNNVPIYNASLPGRGRILVIEVKPRRSILNWLAKPR; this is encoded by the coding sequence GTGTGCGAGTTGATTATAGCTGCTGTTGGCGATGTCCACTCGCCAAAGTTCCTGCCCCTCTTCCTCAAATCCTTAGGCGAGGTTCCCGTTAACATCGATGCCTTCATCCTCCTCGGAGACATTGTCGAGAAGAATAACGTGGAGGCCTTCGCACCTGTTTACCAGGCGATTAGGAAGAGGTTTGAGAATGTTCCGGTGATAGGGGTTTTTGGAAACGAGGAGTACAGGGGTTTTGAGAGAGAATACTACGCGAAATACCCTGAAATCTCCTGGCTTAACGACGAGTTGAGAGTGTTCGGTTTAAACAGGTTTAAAACATGTATCGTAGGTACGAGAGGAGCCTTGGACAAGCCGACCCCGTGGCAGGCTAGTAACATACCGGGGATTCTAGAGTACTACAGGGATCTCCCCGGGAAAATAGCAGGCCTTTTAAGGGAATGCAGGGATTCAGCAGCGGAGATAACCATTCTCGCCTCACACTACGGCATCTCATACAGTAATCTAAAGGGGGAGAAGCCGAGCATCTATCCTTATCTCGCCTCGCAGAGGATGAGCGAGGTGGTTAAGCCCGAGCTGGTTGACCTTGTGATCCACGCCCACGCTCACAACGCCGTGGTGGAGTACACGGTTGTAAACAATGTACCAATTTACAATGCCTCCCTCCCAGGCAGGGGGAGAATCTTAGTCATTGAGGTTAAGCCTAGGAGAAGCATTTTAAACTGGCTTGCCAAGCCTAGGTGA
- a CDS encoding ATP-grasp domain-containing protein, producing the protein MKIGIIDYRREPPGSVNDLLEAARRRGVEAVYLKLPLMDALIDDGRIVVKQRDEPVNIDGAVLRGIGLVMSLDVFEKRLGVLEALASTVPVINNPFNALIAKDKWRSLVRLSLHGLPVPDTMITENPFSAMRYAQAKKKIVYKPLMGSLGLGSALIEDPDLAFQTTRSLMNIGVPSYLQKYLEKPGYDYRVFVVGGRVIGAMRRVSKNSWKTNIAQGAQGVPVREEEAPEIFATAVKASAILGLDYAGVDVAEDVSTGRHYILEVNAFPYWEGLRASTGVNPPDYIIEHLIEKIKK; encoded by the coding sequence TTGAAGATCGGTATAATAGACTATAGGCGGGAGCCGCCGGGAAGCGTTAACGATCTTTTAGAAGCCGCTAGGAGAAGAGGTGTTGAAGCAGTCTATTTGAAACTGCCATTGATGGATGCGTTGATTGATGATGGGAGGATAGTTGTTAAGCAGAGAGATGAGCCTGTTAACATTGACGGGGCAGTGCTACGAGGAATAGGGCTGGTTATGAGCCTGGACGTGTTTGAGAAGAGGCTGGGGGTTCTTGAAGCACTTGCAAGCACGGTGCCCGTGATAAACAACCCGTTTAACGCTTTGATCGCGAAGGATAAGTGGAGAAGCCTGGTAAGGCTCTCGCTTCACGGCCTCCCAGTCCCGGACACGATGATTACTGAAAACCCGTTCTCAGCTATGAGGTATGCCCAGGCGAAGAAGAAGATTGTTTACAAGCCGCTAATGGGGAGTCTTGGGCTTGGCAGCGCCCTGATAGAAGACCCTGACCTAGCCTTTCAGACCACGAGGAGCTTGATGAACATTGGTGTTCCCAGCTATCTCCAGAAATACTTGGAGAAGCCGGGTTATGATTACAGAGTATTCGTAGTAGGTGGGAGGGTGATCGGAGCGATGAGAAGGGTGAGCAAGAATAGTTGGAAAACGAACATTGCGCAAGGCGCCCAGGGCGTCCCGGTGAGAGAGGAGGAAGCGCCGGAGATATTCGCAACGGCTGTCAAGGCTTCGGCGATTCTTGGGCTGGATTATGCTGGTGTAGATGTTGCGGAGGATGTTTCAACCGGGAGACACTATATTTTAGAGGTTAACGCGTTCCCCTACTGGGAGGGCCTGCGGGCTTCAACCGGTGTAAACCCGCCGGACTACATTATTGAACACTTGATAGAGAAGATTAAAAAGTGA
- a CDS encoding S-methyl-5'-thioadenosine phosphorylase, whose translation MLVETREKALIGVIGGSGIYDLPGLENVREVKIYTPYGAPSDNIIIGELKGRTIAFLPRHGRGHKIPPHRINYRANIWALKALGVKWVIAFSAVGSLKEDYRPGDFVLPDQFIDMTKGVRGFTFFEGGIVGHVSCADPFCEHLRQVILEAASQVPEIKIHPKGTYVCIEGPRFSTRAESRVWKEVFKADIIGMTLVPEVNLACEAEMCYATVSMVTDYDVWAEKPVTAEEVVKTMGENTVKAKKLLPKIIERLPEKPDEKLCSCCRSLETALV comes from the coding sequence ATGCTCGTGGAGACTAGGGAGAAAGCCTTAATCGGGGTAATAGGCGGGAGCGGAATATACGACCTCCCAGGCCTTGAGAATGTGAGGGAGGTTAAAATCTACACTCCATACGGAGCCCCCAGCGATAACATCATCATAGGGGAGTTGAAAGGCAGGACCATAGCATTCCTCCCCAGGCACGGCAGGGGGCATAAAATCCCGCCTCACAGGATAAACTACAGGGCGAATATCTGGGCGCTGAAAGCCCTGGGTGTTAAATGGGTTATAGCTTTCTCCGCTGTTGGAAGCCTCAAAGAGGACTACAGGCCCGGGGACTTCGTCCTCCCAGACCAGTTCATAGACATGACCAAAGGAGTTAGAGGGTTCACGTTCTTCGAAGGCGGTATCGTGGGGCATGTGAGCTGTGCAGACCCCTTCTGCGAACACCTAAGGCAGGTAATCCTTGAAGCTGCTTCACAAGTACCCGAGATCAAGATCCATCCAAAGGGAACATACGTTTGCATCGAAGGGCCGAGGTTTAGCACGAGAGCGGAGAGCAGGGTTTGGAAGGAAGTGTTTAAAGCAGACATCATAGGGATGACCCTGGTTCCAGAGGTTAACCTTGCGTGCGAGGCTGAAATGTGCTACGCCACCGTGTCAATGGTGACAGATTACGATGTCTGGGCTGAGAAGCCTGTGACAGCTGAAGAAGTGGTTAAAACAATGGGCGAGAACACTGTTAAAGCGAAAAAGCTGCTTCCGAAGATTATTGAGAGGCTTCCCGAGAAGCCGGATGAGAAACTATGCAGTTGCTGCAGAAGCTTAGAGACCGCTCTAGTATAG